CAACATCATCTTCGGCAAAGAGATTCGTTACACCGGCTGGTCGCCCGATTATCAGCCGCGCGTGATGCGAAAGGGATTCGCGCGATTCGACCCCGCGCGCCAAGTGCACGAACTCGTGTTGTGGGACGGCGAGGTCGGCTGTTTGCACGAGCCGCTCATTCATTACAATTACGAAACACTCGCGCAATTTCGCCGGAAGCAAATCCAGTACACGCGTTACGAAGCCCAAGTCTGGTTCGCCGAAGGCAAACGCGCGCGCAAACGCGGATTCCTGGGTCAGCCCATCCGTGAATTTTTGCGCCGCTATATTTCTCTGCAAGGTTGGCGCGATGGCGGACACGGCTTGTTGCTCAGCGCGTTGATGGCGTACTATGCGTTCGTCCGGCAAAAGATGTTGTGGGGGATGCAAAATCAATCGCTTGGTGGTAAAATAAGATCATGAGTGCTACCATGATCAAAGAGGAAACAGATTCTGGTTTGGATATTCCGCGCGAGTGGCTGGAAGAATTTCAAGCCGCCGCGCGTCGTCCGCTCGCGTTGCGAATGCGCTACGCGTTTATCCACACGTACAAGC
This region of Chloroflexota bacterium genomic DNA includes:
- a CDS encoding glycosyltransferase family 2 protein, whose product is MTTPSASLSVLILTHNEEKHIRACIESVRAFADEILVLDDYSTNRVPDIARELGARVIQRKLDNFPNQRNHAIELARGEWIFFIDADERATRALGQEIRDAITNYQLPITGFWVPRRNIIFGKEIRYTGWSPDYQPRVMRKGFARFDPARQVHELVLWDGEVGCLHEPLIHYNYETLAQFRRKQIQYTRYEAQVWFAEGKRARKRGFLGQPIREFLRRYISLQGWRDGGHGLLLSALMAYYAFVRQKMLWGMQNQSLGGKIRS